The Streptomyces sp. BHT-5-2 genomic interval CGGGGTGCACATCGCCGGTATGGCCCTGCTGTGCGACTCCGGACGGATCGAGCGGGTCGACGTCCCGGCCGAACTCACCGACTCCGACAAGGTCTTCTTCTTCAAGATCACCGCCCGGCCGGGGGACCTCATCCGCCGTCCCCCCGAGGGCAACTCCATCCTCGGCTTCCTCGGTGTCACCGGCACCTCCTTCGAGGACGCGATGCGCACGGCGACCGACCTCGCCAACTCCATCGACGTGCGGTTCGCCCCCTGAACCAGGCCGTCACCCGGCCGCCCACCAGACCTTTCCGCACCCAGGAGGGACCAACCATGCCCTACCCGCAGCCCATCGAGCCGCCGCACACCCCCGAGGCTCCCCGCACCCGCACCGCGATCCGGCGCCGGCTGCTGATGTGCCGCCCCAGCCACTTCGACGTGCACTACTCCATCAACCCGTGGATGCACCCCGAGAAGCCCGTGGACGCCGAACTCGCCCTCGCCCAGTGGGAGACGCTGCGCGCGCTCTACGAGGAGCTCGGGCACACCGTCGAGCTGATCGAGCCGGTCGGCGGCCTGCCCGACATGGTCTTCGCCGCCAACGGCGCCACCGTCGTCGACGGCAAGGTGTTCGGCGCCCGCTTCCGCCACGTCGAGCGCACCGCCGAGGGCCCCGCCTACCTGGACTGGTTCCGCGACCAGGGCTACCAGGAGCTGTGCTGGCCCGAGTACATCAACGAGGGCGAGGGCGACTACCTCCTCGTCGGACGCCGGCTGCTGGCCGGCACCGGGTTCCGCACCGATGTGCGCTCGCACGCCGAGGCACAGGAGTTCTTCGGCGTCCCGGTCACCGGACTGACCCTGGTCGACCCGGAGTTCTACCACCTGGACACCGCGCTCGCGGTGCTGTCCGACACCGAGGTCATGTACTACCCGGCCGCCTTCACCCCCGGCAGCCGGGCCGTGCTCCGCGAGCTCTACCCGGACGCGATCCTCGCCACCGACGCGGACGCCGCGGTCTTCGGCCTCAACGCCTTCAGCGACGGCCACAACGTCCTGCTGCCGCAGTCCGCCACCCACCTCATCGACGCGCTGCGCGAGCGTGGCTTCGCACCGCGCGGCGTCGACCTGTCCGAGCTGCTCAAGGCCGGCGGCAGCGTCAAGTGCTGCACGCTCGAACTCCGCGACCGTGCCTGAGCAGCCCCCACCACTCCTGGAGGGCATGTTGATCCACTACGACGGCAGGCGGTTCCGGAAGGTCACGGCCGGCCCCGACGCTCCCATCGCCCACTACCGCCAACAGGGCGACCTGCTGTGGGGCTCCTCCGCCGGAGGCGACGTCCGACGCGGCTCGCTCACCGGCGTCGCCGCCCCCGACGGCACCCTCACCTTCGCCTACACGATGGTCCTGACCAGCGGCCGGACCGTCGCCGGGCACTGCGTGAGCGTCCCCGAGGTCCTCCCCGACGGCCGGGTCCGCCTGCACGAGACGTGGGAACGCTACGGGCCCGACGCCGCCACCGGCACCTCCTGCATCGAAGAACTCGCCGCGACCGACCCCCTCATCGAGCAAGGACCGTCGTCATGACCCAGATACCCCGCAAGGGCGGCACGATCAGCTGGGCCTGCACGCCCGGCTTCCCACCCGCCGGCATCTTCCCCCTGCTGCCGCCGGGCCGGTTCGGCGCCCGCAGCCTGTACGAGTTCCAGATGCTGATGTACCGGCCGCTGTACTGGTACGGCACCAAGGGCGACGCGCAGGTCGACTACGAGCTGAGCATGGCCGAGGCACCCCGGTGGAGCGAGGACGGGCGCACCGCGACCCTCACCGTCAAGCCCTACAAGTGGTCCAACGGCGAGACCGTGAACGCCGACGGGGTGATGCTCTGGATGCACCTGCTGGAGGCGAAGAAGGAGGAGTACGGCGGCTATGTGCCCGGCTACTTCCCGGACAACCTGACCGGGTACGAGAAGATCGCCGAGGACCAGGTCCGCTTCACCTTCGACCGGGCGTACGCGCAGAACTGGGTCCTGATGAACCAGTTCAGCCTCATCACCCCGCTGCCCAAGGCATGGGACCGCACCGCCGAGGGCCCCGCCAACGCCACCGCCCACAAGGAGGAGGCGTACGCGGTCTACGACTACCTGATGGCCGAGAACGGCGACGTCTACGCGGAGGACAACTCCGCGCGGGCCCGCTGGGCCGACAGCCCCATCTGGTCGATCGTCAACGGCCCCTGGAGGCTCGCCAGTTACGGGATGGACGGCCTCGTCACCATGGTGCCCAACCCGTCCTACTCCGGGCCCAACAAGCCCTACGCCGACGCGTTCCGCCTGGTGCCCACCGAGACCGACGAGGAACAGTACCGGGCGCTCGAGGGCGGCCCCCACGGACCGGACGCCATCCACCTGGGCTTCCTGCCCTTCGACAAGATCACCGAGCCGGCCGCGGACCCCGTCACCGGAGGCCCCAACCCGCTGGCCGAGCACTACCGGATCGTCCCGCAGATCCTCTACGCCATCCACTACTTCCCGTTCAACTTCGCCAACACCACCGTCGCCGGGAAGATCTTCCGGCAGCTGTACTTCCGGCAGGCGCTACAGACCACCCTGGACCAGGACGGCTCGTTCCAGGAGGTCTACCAGGGCTACGGCTACCCCACCTACGGCCCGGTCCCCGCCCTGCCGGCCACCGAGCTGCGCTCGCCCGCGCAGAAGTCCAACCCGTTCCCCTTCGACGTGGACCGCGCCCGCCGGATGCTCCAGGACAACGGCTGGGACACCTCGGTCACCCCCGCCGTCTGCGTCGCCCCCGGCACCGGGCCCGGCCAGGCCGGCGAGGGCATCCCCGCCGGCACCCGGCTGACCATCTCGCTGCGCTACGCCTCCGGGCACGAGAAGACGCTGGCCCGGGTGATGCGCAAGTTCCGCGACGACGCCGCGCGGGCCGGCATCGAGCTGGTGCTGGAGGAGGTGTACCCCTCGGTCCTGGTCGGCCAGGACACCACCGGAACCACCAACTGGGAGCTGTCCTGCTGGAACGGCGGCTGGGTCTACGGGCCCAACTTCCACCCGACCGGCGAACTGCTCTACCAGACCGGCGCCGGCTGCAACTTCGGCAGCTACTCCGACCCGGTCGCCGACGAACTCATCGCCAAGACCGTCACCAGCGACGACCTCGCCGACCTGTACGCCTACCAGGACTACCTCGCCGAGCAGGTCCCGGTGATCTGGATGCCCAACTTCCCACTGCGGGTCTTCGAGGTGGCCAACCAGCTCAAGGGCGTCGAGCCGATCAACCCGCTCGGCTTCATCAACCCCGAGAACTGGTACTTCGTCGACGAGCCGGACGGCTCCGATGCCCGCGACTGAACTCGCGGCGGCGCTCCCGGCGGTGGACCCGGTCGCCCACCTCCTGCTGGCCCTCCCCCTGATCATGGCCTGCGGGCAGGTGGCCGGGGTGCTCTGCCGCCGGGTGGGGCAGGCCCCGGTCATCGGCGAGATCCTCGTCGGGATCGCGCTCGGCCCCTCCCTGCTCGGGGCCGTCTGGCCCGAGGGGCAGCGCTGGCTGTTCCCGGCGGACCTGCTGCCGGTCCTCAACGCCCTGGCGCAGCTCGGCCTCGTCCTGTTCATGTTCCTGATCGGCTACGAGCTCGACCTGCGCCACGTCAGGAGCCGGGGCCGCACCGCGGTCCTGGTCAGCAACGCCGGCATCGCCCTCCCGCTGCTCGGCGGACTGCTGCTGGCCCTCGTGATGTACCGTCGGTTCGCCGCTCCTGGCGTCGGGTTCCCCGCGTTCGCCCTGTTCATCGCCGTCTCCATGAGCATCACGGCGTTCCCGGTGATCGCCCGGATCCTCGCCGACCGCGGGGCCGACCGCACCCCGGTCGGGGCCCTCGCCCTGACCTGCGCGGCCTTCGACGACATCACCGCCTGGTGCCTGCTCGCCCTGGTGACCGCGCTGGCCAAGGGCGGTTCGCCCGCGGCGGTGCTGGTCACCCTCGGCCTGAGCCTGGCCTTCGTCGCCGCCGTGCACTTCGGGGTGCGGCCGCTCCTGGCCCGGCAGGCCGCCCGGCACGGCGGCCGGTTCGCCCGCGCCGCCCTCCCCCTGGTGCTGTCCGGCGTCCTGCTGGCGGCCTACACCACCGACCGGATCGGCATCCACCCGATCTTCGGAGCCTTCCTGCTCGGTACGGCGATGCCCCGCGACTCGGCGGTGGTGGCGGCGGCCGTGGACCGGATGCGCGCGCTCACCGTCGTGCTGCTGCTCCCGCTGTTCTTCGTGTACTCGGGGATGCACACCGACTTCCGGCTGCTCGGCGGCGTCGGGATGTGGGGCTGGTGCGCGCTGATCACCGCCGTCGCCATCCTCGCCAAGTGGGCCGGAGCCACCGGAGCGGCCCGCCTGACCGGCCTTGGCTGGCAGGAGTCCGTCTCCCTGGGCGCCCTGATGAACTGCCGCGGCCTGACCGAACTCGTCGTCCTCGGCATCGGCCTGCAACTGAAGGTCATCACGCCGCCTGTCTTCGCGATGCTCGTGGTGATGACACTGGTCACCACGATCCTCACGGCCCCCGCACTGAATCTGATCGAGCGGGTGTCCGCGCGCCGGACGCCCTCCGCACCGTGCACAGAAATGGCCATGAAATGTCAGTAACCACCACCGTACGGGGCCGGTCGACCGAAGCGGTCCTCGTCCTCGAACCCGAAGAGAAGGACCAGGTCGAGGCCGCGGCCCGCGCCCTGTGCGCCCGGCTGCCC includes:
- a CDS encoding ABC transporter substrate-binding protein translates to MTQIPRKGGTISWACTPGFPPAGIFPLLPPGRFGARSLYEFQMLMYRPLYWYGTKGDAQVDYELSMAEAPRWSEDGRTATLTVKPYKWSNGETVNADGVMLWMHLLEAKKEEYGGYVPGYFPDNLTGYEKIAEDQVRFTFDRAYAQNWVLMNQFSLITPLPKAWDRTAEGPANATAHKEEAYAVYDYLMAENGDVYAEDNSARARWADSPIWSIVNGPWRLASYGMDGLVTMVPNPSYSGPNKPYADAFRLVPTETDEEQYRALEGGPHGPDAIHLGFLPFDKITEPAADPVTGGPNPLAEHYRIVPQILYAIHYFPFNFANTTVAGKIFRQLYFRQALQTTLDQDGSFQEVYQGYGYPTYGPVPALPATELRSPAQKSNPFPFDVDRARRMLQDNGWDTSVTPAVCVAPGTGPGQAGEGIPAGTRLTISLRYASGHEKTLARVMRKFRDDAARAGIELVLEEVYPSVLVGQDTTGTTNWELSCWNGGWVYGPNFHPTGELLYQTGAGCNFGSYSDPVADELIAKTVTSDDLADLYAYQDYLAEQVPVIWMPNFPLRVFEVANQLKGVEPINPLGFINPENWYFVDEPDGSDARD
- a CDS encoding cation:proton antiporter, translating into MPATELAAALPAVDPVAHLLLALPLIMACGQVAGVLCRRVGQAPVIGEILVGIALGPSLLGAVWPEGQRWLFPADLLPVLNALAQLGLVLFMFLIGYELDLRHVRSRGRTAVLVSNAGIALPLLGGLLLALVMYRRFAAPGVGFPAFALFIAVSMSITAFPVIARILADRGADRTPVGALALTCAAFDDITAWCLLALVTALAKGGSPAAVLVTLGLSLAFVAAVHFGVRPLLARQAARHGGRFARAALPLVLSGVLLAAYTTDRIGIHPIFGAFLLGTAMPRDSAVVAAAVDRMRALTVVLLLPLFFVYSGMHTDFRLLGGVGMWGWCALITAVAILAKWAGATGAARLTGLGWQESVSLGALMNCRGLTELVVLGIGLQLKVITPPVFAMLVVMTLVTTILTAPALNLIERVSARRTPSAPCTEMAMKCQ
- the ddaH gene encoding dimethylargininase, which produces MPYPQPIEPPHTPEAPRTRTAIRRRLLMCRPSHFDVHYSINPWMHPEKPVDAELALAQWETLRALYEELGHTVELIEPVGGLPDMVFAANGATVVDGKVFGARFRHVERTAEGPAYLDWFRDQGYQELCWPEYINEGEGDYLLVGRRLLAGTGFRTDVRSHAEAQEFFGVPVTGLTLVDPEFYHLDTALAVLSDTEVMYYPAAFTPGSRAVLRELYPDAILATDADAAVFGLNAFSDGHNVLLPQSATHLIDALRERGFAPRGVDLSELLKAGGSVKCCTLELRDRA